The DNA window ATCCGCAGAGGATAAATTTCTGAAATCATTAACCAGAAAACAGGCCCTAAACCTATGGCAAATGAACCGACATACACCATTAAACTTATAACAGAGAGCAAACCTAAAGACGTTGATAATCCAGGTAAAACGAAAGCTATCCCTAATGTTGCAAGGCTGGTTATCATTCCAATAATGCCAATTAAGAGTAATGGCCTCCTTCCGACTCTGTCTATTAATGAAATCGCTACAACTGTCATGATTACGTTTATCATACCAATCCCTGCAGTTGCAAGTATTGAAATAGCAGCCGATTGAAAACCTGCAAATTCGAGGATTGTCGGTGCATAATAAATAACTGTGTTAATACCGGTTAACTGTTGAAAAGCAGCAAGCCCTATGCCTATTATTAAAGCTGGTCTGACTACTGGATCTAATATTTCCGACCATTTACATTCCTGTTCACAGACTAGACTCGCTCTAATTTCTTTCATTTCTTCACTTACATTTTTGGTCATTCTTATACGTTCAAGGACAGAGCGTGCTTTGTCAATTCGCCCTTTACTGTAAAGCCAGCGGGGACTGGGTGGCATTAAGTACATTCCAACTCCTAATATGATACTTGGGACTACAGCTAACCCTAACATCCAGCGCCAGCCTCCACTAGAGGCAAAGGCAAAATCCACAAGGTATGAAATGACTATACCCACTGTTATGGCAAGCTGGTTTAATGATACAAGTGCACCTCTTATGCTAACTGGTGCAACTTCGGCAATATAGAGCGGTGCAATAAATGAAGCTATTCCGATAGCTATGCCCACCACGATTCTACCTGCAATTAAAGTATATACATCTGGAGTTAATGCAGTAAATATGGCACCTATTCCGAAAACAAATGCGGCAGCAATGACCATTATACGGCGCCCGTATTTATCGGCTAAGAATCCACTTATACTTGCACCAATTACAGCACCAATAAGTACAGAACTTACAACGATCTCTTGAGCTGTACTTGAAAGTGAAAAAGCCTGCCTGATAAATAGTATTGCCCCCGAAATTACTCCGGTATCATATCCAAATAACATTCCTCCAATAGCTGTAATTGCTGCAGCTATAATTACAAACTGGATATTTTTCTCCTTAACCATTTAAACTACTCCGTTTATTATAAAAAAATACATTCAGTAATTTGATCATGCTAAATTTATCCAATTTTTGCATTAAGCATCTAAATTATACTTCTTGAACTTCTTTAAGGAGTATAATTCATTAAAATCAATTAAGTTAAAGTTATAGAGGGTTTAGAGCATTCAACGTTAATAAAATAGTATTTAAGCATTTCCTTAATTGGGAATAGTGAGTCGCGTTTAACTACAGCTGATTGAATTGACTTTGTAGTATTAATCCAACGCTTTGTATTATGAATTTTAATGTTTAAAAAAGTTTGTCGTAGTATTTAAACTAAAATAACTGGTGAAAAATATTTTAGAAGATATTCCTGATTTTTAAGATGTAAATGGACTTCAACTCTCATCTGGCTGCAATTTTCCCATGTTATCTTTTCTATTTTCAAATTGCTGAAAATAAAACAAATAATTTTATATATATTATTATTAATGTAATACAGAGATTACTAAATTTCTACATTATTTGTGCATTTCTATTTAAAGCATATTGAGAAATTCAGGGGTTTAAAATGTTTGATTTGATACTTGCATGTATAATAGGAGTATTATGCGGTGTTTTAACTGGTTTAATTCCTGGAATCCATGTTAACATGGTAGGAGCCTTCATTTTTGCGTCATCTTCTTTTCTATTAGCTACTTACTCTCCTGAAGTTTTATGTGTATTTTTAATTTCCATGGCAATTTCCCATGCCCTTCTCGAGTTTATACCATCTATGTTTCTGGGAGTTCCAGAGGAAGGTACGGTTTTATCAATTTTACCTGGTCATAAGCTTCTGCTTGAAGGTAGAGGTAAAGAAGCAGTGAGGTTAGCGGCAGCAGGTGGCTTTGGGGCAATTTTAATTACAGTTGTCCTTTTACCAATTTTCATAATGCTTTTACCTGCAGTTTATGGGCAGATTAAGCCTTATATATGGATTTTACTTGTAATAATTACTATATTCATGTTTATAAGATTGAACAACAACTTAAAGTCATTCCTGTGGTCAGTTGTTTTATTTTTATTTTCTGGAATTATGGGTTATATCATGCTGAATTCACCTGTATCGTCTAATGTTTCACTGCTTTGTATTTTTACTGGACTTTTCGGTGTAAGCACATTAATTTATAGTTTACAACAGCGTTCATTTGTCCCAACACAAAACCGGTTCCATCATTTTAAAATTAACAGTGATATACTCAGGGGAATTTTTGCAGGTGGAGTTGCAGGGAGTATTCTTGGGTTTTTACCGGGATTTGGGCCTGCACAGGGAAGCCTGATCGCACAGGAACTAATTGGAGGAGGGGATTTTGAAAACAATAATGAAAGTTTTATCACGGCATTAAGCGGTGTTAACACAGCTGATACGTTATTTTCACTTGTGATGATATTTTTAATTGGAAATCCAAGAAGTGGAATTGCAGTTTATGTAAAAAACATCCTGCAGAACTTTGATTTTAACCACATGCTATTTTTTGTATTTACTGCATTAACCGCAGTTTCAATTTCGGTATTTTTATGTCTAAAATTAGGAGATATTGTAAGCGAGTTAATAGAAAAGATAAATTATAGGAAACTTTCATGCTTTGTGATAACTTTTATGAGCCTGCTGGTGGTTGGATTTGCTCTTTGGTACCGTGCAAATCTCTTTTTCATGCTGCTTGCGTATGTAACAGCAGTTGCACTTGGTTTGCTTCCCCATTACCTTGGAGTGAATAAGTCGAACTTGATGGGGGTTTTAATTGTGCCCACCATTGTGGTTTATTTTAATATTGGGTTTTAAATCATTGATATACTTTTTAATGAGTTTAGAAAATATAATAAATATCATGTACTCTAAAATAGTACTATTTTTTTTATTTTGTAATGGTAAAAAGGGGATTAAAAATATCAAATAAAAATATGATGAATTAAGGGATGAATATTATGATACTGATTTTGGAGAAAAATTTTCTAATGGGAATTTATTAGTACCCTTTCTAGTTTTCGTTTCCACATTCCTTTCAGGACAGACAGCAACTTCATTTGCTGCTGCTGCAATAATAAGGCTAAAATATCAAACATAGAGTATACTGGTTCATATATTTTAGTATACGCATCTTAATGGGATTTCCTCTGATTTAGGTAGGTATACTCTCCTCTAGATGTTATTTTCGGAGTCATTATAGAAAATTAGAAGTGCATTAACTATTTTGAAATATCAAGAAAGAATATTAAATAATAAAATAGCTCCAATTATTGGTGTTAAAAAGAGATTAGATTTAATTATTGATTAATAAGTCAATCTTCTGGTTTTAATGTATCCGCCTATAAGTCCACATACCCCTCCATTAATAATTCCTAATATCAAATATGGCATTATATAAAGGAAAGAGCCTGTAAAAAGACTTCCTAAAAAAAAGGATACCGCACCGGTGATTACTGCATTTTTAGTTCCAATTACCATGTTTTCAGATAAGTAACCAATAATCACCAATATTAGAAATGGTATGAGTGTAAAGATACCGCTTGTAAAGGTTAATATTAGAGTTATTGCTATTGTTGATGGTACTACTAAAATCCACCCGATATTATGGAAATTAAGCTCATTTAATATGGAATTTATAAAACCTGCCTGCATGCCCGGAGGACTTCTATGTATTCTGTGTTGATTTCGGGCATTGTAGATATGTCTTCCAATGTTTTTATAATAAAATTGATGTAATCGGTTTTTTATATCTGCTGGAAATGAAAATATCTTGTTTTTGAGAATTTCTTTTTTTGCAGGTTTTTTTCTAAGTGAAACTTGTTTCCATTGGGGATCTATGATATCCAAATTTTCAACATATCTTAATTTACCACTACAATTGCATTTATGGGCAAAATCTTTTGCAGACTCACCATATTGTAATTTATAATAGCTCTTGCATTTATTGCAGATTAAATAGCCCACTTAATACCCCCATTAAAAATCTTTTAATAATATCAGGAAAAGTAGTTTGATATTTGTAATTAAAAGTTTATATTCCACTTCCCTTATTAAATCTTCCCATTTTTGTACTTAGCGCGTTATATCGAAATTAGAATAAGTTAAAAATAAGTCAAAATTATTTATTTCAGGGAGCATTACTTTGAGAATTACAAACAGGCTCATACATACTTATAAGCGCGTTCTTTAACAATTTTCTATCTTCAAAAGTAGAATTAGGCATCACATGTGCACCGATATAAACATTGCTTTTAAAACCAGCTTCTTTAAACCAGTATTCATACTGGGGATGATCAAGGCCAGATTCAAGTTCAGAAAACTCACTTGACTCACATATATACAAAAGTTGATAACTTTCAGGTTCATTTTTAGGGTCTGGCTTCATTAAGATGGCATAAATTGAGGGAAAGTTCAGTGGATCCCAATCTTTGAGGAGATGGGGGCCGTCAAATACTCTGTTGCCTATTTCTATGCTCATATTATTCCCTCATTAATTAAGACTTAAATCACAACTACTTCTTTACCTAATTTACCTGCAGCTTCCACAAATTCCTCGGTGTCGATACCAGGAAATGCATCAATGATGCAGATATCAAATTTTTCATCCAGAACGTTCTTTAACTGCCTTATATCTAAAGAAAGGACCTTAAATTTTCCCCCCTCCGCAATTACATCTTTTTCCGGATCCCAGGTATCCACTGAAAACCCATTTGTTTCTAGATTAATTGCAGTCATTGCCACTGCAGGGGACCAGATATCATTGAAGACAACTTCTCTCGCCCCTGCTTTAAGACAGGTAATGCCAAGTGTTCCAGGCCCGCAGGTGCAGTCCAAAACAGAAGGGGCATCATATTTTTCTAAAACTTTCTGCAGGATTTCAATTTTGGGAGATTTGACCTGCGGAAATTCTATATGTATTTTTCCCTGATCTTTGTGGATGCATAATGTTCCGTAGGGCGTCTGAACAATATCACACCGCATATCACACCCTGCTAAAAGTTCATACACATTTGGGCTGAGATCAGAGTCTTTTATCCCTGCGGTTTCTCTTATATTTCCTTTGAGGACTCCTTTGACTTCACGAACTTCTTTTATTATCCTTTGAGCGCATTTTTCATTTACTTCGTCTGATAATATTACCAGAGAATTTTTTGGTAGATACGGGGCCGAATTCAGGGGATATGCGGGGGTTATAATTGGAACACATGTATCTCGTAGTGTTGATCTTTCATCTTTTATCCCCTCATCAATCATTATTTTCAGGACATGTGCAACTACAATATCAAGGTGTCTCCTGCCGCAGTCACAAAGTCCAAAAGTTGTATTAATTTTGCCTATATCAATTTGGCTGGCTAATGGTGAAAATTTCTTTAAGTTCCATGTTTTACAGAGGGCACATGCCCTGTAAAATGATTCAATATCTTTTAAAACCGTTGAAGCGGGTTGTATGCATGCATCCCCACACCTACACTGTGTTTCCATATACTTAAATATTGGATAGGCTATATAAATACGTAGCTATAGGGTATCGTGAGGCATATGAAAAATAAGCGGAAAGAAATACTCAGGGATCTTTTAGGGGAATTTGGTTCCAGTGATGATTTTAACAAGGACGATGATGGGCGGGAAAATGAAGTAACCGAAGAACCAGTTAAAAGGCAAGAATACGAACCAATGCAGACCGAATACAAAAGAGAAAACCCCGATTTGTTGGAAAAGTCAGAATATGCAGAGGATAGATCTGAAAAACAGAATTTGATGGGAAGATCAGAGTATGCAGAGGACAAATCTGAAAGTAAAGATTTGGCCGGACGATCTGATTATCTAGAAGATAGATCTGAACATAAAAGAAGATCTTTTTTCGATGATGATGACGATGGGTTCAAACTGGACAGTATAATGGGAGGCTCCGTAAACAAATCTGATTCAAGTAGAATGTTTAAAGAGCCTGCAGAAAAGACCGCTGAAAAGCCAAAAAGACGCCCTAAAAAGATGAAAAAGACCTCAAGTGGGATAAAAGCTGAAATAATAGAAGACGGGTTAATTCCTCTTTACAACGTGTCTGTCCCTAAATTTACTGAAAGAGAAAGGCAGCTGCTCAATGAAATTCGTGAAAAGCTGGTTGAAGTTGCTGTTTCTCAAGGTGACAATTTCAAAGTTAATGAAGAGTCATTTGCAGGTGAAGTTAAAGAATTCCTGAAAATGAAGGGAGTGAGGGATACTGATAAACTTGCAGCACAAATATCTCAGGAAATGCTGGGGTATGGTGAACTGGATCCTATGATTAAAGATGATGATCTGGAAGAAATAATGGTAATTGGAACAGGCAACCCTGTGTTTGTCTACCACCGAAAACTGGGAATGATGCAGACAAATGTTGTTTTTGATGATGATACTGATATTAAAGCGATTATAGATGTTATTGCAAGGCAGGTAAACCGTAGAATAGACCAGCAAACACCTATCTTGGATGCGAGGTTGGAAGATGGTTCAAGGGTAAATGCAACCATCCCTCCTGTATCTGCAGATGGCTCCTCCCTAACTATACGAAAATTCCGTAAAGATCCATTAACGGTTATTGATTTAATTAACTTTAAAACCATGTCCTCTCATTTAGCAGGATTTTTATGGGTTTGTGTTGATGGGCTTGGAGTTAAGCCGTGTAACGCAATTATAGCTGGAGGTACTGGTTCTGGTAAAACCACAACATTGAACACAGTAACTTCATTTACTCCTCCTCGTGAGAGAATAATCACTATAGAAGATACATTAGAGCTGCAGCTACCTCACGCCCACGTTTTACGTATGGAAACCCGTCCACCTAACATTGAGGGAAAAGGAGAACTGAACATGGATCACCTGGTTAAAAACTCCCTCAGGCAGAGGCCGGACAGGGTAATTGTAGGGGAAGTAAGGGGTGGTGAAGCAATAACTCTTTTCACAGCTTTAAACACTGGACACTCTGGATTTGGTACACTTCACGCCAACACTGCACGTGAAACAATAACGAGGCTTATAAATCCTCCGATGAATGTTCCAAATATTATGATACCTGCTTTAGACTTTATAATAATGCAGAATAGGATGTATCGGCCTGAAGGGGGGTCTATAAGGAGAATAACTGAAGTTGCAGAAGTTGTAGGTATGGAAGAAGGTAATGTGCAGCTGAACAGAGTATTTGAATGGAACAACATGGTTGATAAAGTGGAATATGTTGGTATTGCAAGCCAGACACTAAGGGAAATGGCTGAACTTCGTGGAATAACCATCACTGAAATTGAAGAGGAAATTGAAAAGAGAAGGTTAGTACTGGAGTACATGGGAGATAACAACATTAGATCCATTACAGAAGTTGGAGAATGGATCAGTGACTATTATAGAGACCCTGATGAAGTTTTAGATAAGATATTATAGATAATGGTGATGTGGTGATAGAATGGCTTTTGATGGCCTTAAAAAAATCTTCGACATGCTCGGCGGAGCTACGATTGACTCAAGTAAAAAGGTAGGAGAGGGCGTACAGGTACCTGTAAGTAAGCTAAACGATATGAGAGCAAAGTCCAGGTCGGGACTTGGATCTCGAAGTCTTGGATCTAGAGGGATGGGATCTTTAAATAAGGAGTCTCCCCGTGTTATAGAACGGATGAAAATGGATAAAGATGAGATTCAGATGTTTAAGGAACTCATCGATAAGAAATATGAACGAGCTGATAAACCTAAAGAAGATAAGGCTCAACGGGATGCATATCAGAAGGCATCACTTGAAGAACTTCTTAAAGAAGAAGAAAAAGAAGGCATAGACCCTAAATTAATTATGGGAATGGGTGCAGTATCTTTTGTTTTAATCCTGGTGATAATGACTGTTCTCGGATTTGGAATCGAGATAGGTCTTGTATTTGGGATGTTAATATTTTTAATGTCTGTTATGATTATTTTCCTGCCTAAAATGCAGAAAGGGAAAAAATCAAATGAAGCATCAAGAGAACTGCCATACGCTTTAAGGCAGATGGCAACTGAACTTCGTGCAGGGCTCGGTCTTCATGAAAGTATGAAATCTGTGGCATTATCTGGATATGGTCCACTTTCTGAAGAATTTGCACGAACATTAGAAGAAATTAAGTATGGAGAAACAACAGAAAATGCATTAATGGATATGAGCGAACGGATAAACTCTGATGGAATGAAAAGAGCAGTTCATCAGATAACTCGGACATTATCCAGCGGTGGGGATCTTTCAAGGACGCTCAATGTTATAGCAGAAGATGTAGCCTATGAAATGAGAATGAAACTGAAGGATTACGCTCAAAAATTAAATTCATTCACTATGATATACATGTTTGTCGCTATACTTGGACCTGTAATTCTCATGATCATGCTGATTGCAGCATCAACTGTTATGGGTAAGAGTATGTTCCCTCCAGCGGTTCTTTTAATATTATACCTGTTCTTTTTCCCAATGATTGTTGGATTTATGGCATTTATGATTAAAAGGCTGGAACCGCAAGTATAAATTAACTTCTATTTTTTATTTTAAATTGATAATTATTTGGTAATTGTTGGTTGGAGATTAGATTGCTAAACAATTTCTATAGTGAGGATGTATTTTTAAACCATATCTTAATTTCATTAAAAATAGTAAAAATGGATTTTACACAATTAAAAAATAATGGGCAATTTCAAGGCATATTACCAGTGCTACAGTTATCCCTGTGAAAACATACTCTTTTGAACCTATATTCTTGTTTCCATCATTATAAAGCTGGGATTTATCTGAATACCCCCGGCTTACCATGCTAAGGTAAACAGTTTCTCCACGTTCATAAGCCCTTAAAAACATCATCATTATGGTGTAACCAATTTGTTTCATTCTCCACATGTATGGTGTTTTTTTGTTAAATATGTCAAAGTTTCGGGTTGCCTGTGCGTTTCTTATTGCGTCTAATTCATCAAAGAACATGAACAAAAATCTAATCATGAGGCTGAATATCATTGCAAATTCTTTGGGCATACCTAACTTCCTGAAGGATTGTACTACCTCCTGCATGGGACTTATGGATGATAAAAGCACGATTGCAGTTAGAGAAACAATAAGGCGTGACATTAACAGTATTCCAAATGTTAAACCTTCATGAGTAACGTTGATGCCAAATGGTAAAGCATACATTACATTACCGGGATGTATGAATGGTTGAAATACTATAATCAAACCTCCAAATGGCAAAAGTAATAATACTCTCTTTAAAGTGGTTTTAAATGAGATTTGAGACAAGTAAATCAATAATAAAAGATAAACTTCAAGTAAAACGAGAATCATCGGTTCTGTAGTGTAA is part of the Methanobacterium bryantii genome and encodes:
- a CDS encoding sugar porter family MFS transporter; translation: MVKEKNIQFVIIAAAITAIGGMLFGYDTGVISGAILFIRQAFSLSSTAQEIVVSSVLIGAVIGASISGFLADKYGRRIMVIAAAFVFGIGAIFTALTPDVYTLIAGRIVVGIAIGIASFIAPLYIAEVAPVSIRGALVSLNQLAITVGIVISYLVDFAFASSGGWRWMLGLAVVPSIILGVGMYLMPPSPRWLYSKGRIDKARSVLERIRMTKNVSEEMKEIRASLVCEQECKWSEILDPVVRPALIIGIGLAAFQQLTGINTVIYYAPTILEFAGFQSAAISILATAGIGMINVIMTVVAISLIDRVGRRPLLLIGIIGMITSLATLGIAFVLPGLSTSLGLLSVISLMVYVGSFAIGLGPVFWLMISEIYPLRIRGRAMSTATIVNWGTNLVVAITFLSLIQLIGTPGTFWLYSIIGIITWVFVYFLVPETKGKSLEEIEMELMAGKRLQEIKNAK
- a CDS encoding tripartite tricarboxylate transporter permease, which codes for MFDLILACIIGVLCGVLTGLIPGIHVNMVGAFIFASSSFLLATYSPEVLCVFLISMAISHALLEFIPSMFLGVPEEGTVLSILPGHKLLLEGRGKEAVRLAAAGGFGAILITVVLLPIFIMLLPAVYGQIKPYIWILLVIITIFMFIRLNNNLKSFLWSVVLFLFSGIMGYIMLNSPVSSNVSLLCIFTGLFGVSTLIYSLQQRSFVPTQNRFHHFKINSDILRGIFAGGVAGSILGFLPGFGPAQGSLIAQELIGGGDFENNNESFITALSGVNTADTLFSLVMIFLIGNPRSGIAVYVKNILQNFDFNHMLFFVFTALTAVSISVFLCLKLGDIVSELIEKINYRKLSCFVITFMSLLVVGFALWYRANLFFMLLAYVTAVALGLLPHYLGVNKSNLMGVLIVPTIVVYFNIGF
- a CDS encoding 50S ribosomal protein L11 methyltransferase — translated: METQCRCGDACIQPASTVLKDIESFYRACALCKTWNLKKFSPLASQIDIGKINTTFGLCDCGRRHLDIVVAHVLKIMIDEGIKDERSTLRDTCVPIITPAYPLNSAPYLPKNSLVILSDEVNEKCAQRIIKEVREVKGVLKGNIRETAGIKDSDLSPNVYELLAGCDMRCDIVQTPYGTLCIHKDQGKIHIEFPQVKSPKIEILQKVLEKYDAPSVLDCTCGPGTLGITCLKAGAREVVFNDIWSPAVAMTAINLETNGFSVDTWDPEKDVIAEGGKFKVLSLDIRQLKNVLDEKFDICIIDAFPGIDTEEFVEAAGKLGKEVVVI
- a CDS encoding CpaF family protein gives rise to the protein MKKTSSGIKAEIIEDGLIPLYNVSVPKFTERERQLLNEIREKLVEVAVSQGDNFKVNEESFAGEVKEFLKMKGVRDTDKLAAQISQEMLGYGELDPMIKDDDLEEIMVIGTGNPVFVYHRKLGMMQTNVVFDDDTDIKAIIDVIARQVNRRIDQQTPILDARLEDGSRVNATIPPVSADGSSLTIRKFRKDPLTVIDLINFKTMSSHLAGFLWVCVDGLGVKPCNAIIAGGTGSGKTTTLNTVTSFTPPRERIITIEDTLELQLPHAHVLRMETRPPNIEGKGELNMDHLVKNSLRQRPDRVIVGEVRGGEAITLFTALNTGHSGFGTLHANTARETITRLINPPMNVPNIMIPALDFIIMQNRMYRPEGGSIRRITEVAEVVGMEEGNVQLNRVFEWNNMVDKVEYVGIASQTLREMAELRGITITEIEEEIEKRRLVLEYMGDNNIRSITEVGEWISDYYRDPDEVLDKIL
- a CDS encoding type II secretion system F family protein, whose protein sequence is MAFDGLKKIFDMLGGATIDSSKKVGEGVQVPVSKLNDMRAKSRSGLGSRSLGSRGMGSLNKESPRVIERMKMDKDEIQMFKELIDKKYERADKPKEDKAQRDAYQKASLEELLKEEEKEGIDPKLIMGMGAVSFVLILVIMTVLGFGIEIGLVFGMLIFLMSVMIIFLPKMQKGKKSNEASRELPYALRQMATELRAGLGLHESMKSVALSGYGPLSEEFARTLEEIKYGETTENALMDMSERINSDGMKRAVHQITRTLSSGGDLSRTLNVIAEDVAYEMRMKLKDYAQKLNSFTMIYMFVAILGPVILMIMLIAASTVMGKSMFPPAVLLILYLFFFPMIVGFMAFMIKRLEPQV
- the cbiQ gene encoding cobalt ECF transporter T component CbiQ — encoded protein: MNTNSILNLENETMKESFLHLLDGRIKLVILVFITIYAVYTTEPMILVLLEVYLLLLIYLSQISFKTTLKRVLLLLPFGGLIIVFQPFIHPGNVMYALPFGINVTHEGLTFGILLMSRLIVSLTAIVLLSSISPMQEVVQSFRKLGMPKEFAMIFSLMIRFLFMFFDELDAIRNAQATRNFDIFNKKTPYMWRMKQIGYTIMMMFLRAYERGETVYLSMVSRGYSDKSQLYNDGNKNIGSKEYVFTGITVALVICLEIAHYFLIV